Part of the Permianibacter fluminis genome, CCCGGTCTCGGCATCGCCACTGGTGGCGAGCAGTTCAAAACCGGCTTCGGTGAGCTTGGTAAAGCTTGCCGCCAGATCGCGATATTCCACCAGCGTCAGCGCTTCAAAGCCACCTTCGGCGGTGCGGGCAACGGCACCGCTGTGCACCGGCGCGCCAGCGTTGACCAGCACGGCATCGACGCCGAAATGGGCCGCGGTACGCAGGATGGCACCGAGGTTGTGCGGGTTGCCGACGTTTTCCAATGCCAGCACCCGACGCGAGCCTTTTGCCGGCACAGTGGCCAGCCACTCATCCAGCGTTTGGGTGACGCGTTTGCGCACCAGAAAGCAAACGCCTTCATGGTGTTCGGTTTCGGCGGCGCGGGCCAGCTCATCATCGGGAATGATGTGATAGGCGAGCCGTTCATTGACGCAATGCTTCATCACGTCAGCAAATTGCGGGGCGCGGCTCTGGGTCAGATACACCCGGATCAGATCCTGCGGACGCACGGCGAAAAACGCCTTGCAGGCATTGACGCCATGAATGCGGGTCTCGTCGCGACGCTGGGCATTTTCCGGTTTGACCGGCGCGCTGTCGGTGCTGCTTTCAGCTGCAAACTCGTCGCGATCAAAGCGTTCGCGGCGCGGTGCATCTCGCTCGGTCCGGTCGAAGCGTTCGCTGCGATCAGGTCGTTCGCTACGCTCACCTCGGTCGACAAAGTCAGGCCGCGGCGGCCGATCAAAATCGCGCGGGCGCTCATCACGGGGACGATCGTCGCGTGGCCGGTCAAAATCACGACGCGGCCGATCACCGCCGTCACGCGCTGCACGTTCTTCGCGCGGCCGATCGCTGCGTGGACGGTCATCGCGCGGTCGATCGCTACGGGGACGGTCATCACGAGGGCGATCATCACGCGGCCGGTCATCACGAGGACGGTCACTACGCGGCCGATCGTCGCGTGGCCGGTCGCTACGAGGACGGTCGTCACGCGGCCGATCACTGCGTGGGCGATCGTCAAAGCTGCGCCGGTTGTCGTTGCCGCGCTGGCCCGGATCGCGATTGCCAATGTTGTCGTCTTCCGGACGCCAGACCTGAATGCTCGGATCCCTGCCTGGACCGCGTGGCCGGACACTGCGGTCACCACCAGGGCCACGATTGCGGTCGGCGTACGAACGCTCGCCACCACCATTGCGATCCCGATCGCCAAAGCTGCGACCGCCGTCGCGGCCGGGACCCGCGCGATCATCGCGGCGTGGTCCACGACCCGCCGGGCGGGCGCTGTCGCTGCGCGGGCCGGCGGCATTGCGCTGGGCCTGGCGTTCTTCATCAAAACGGGTCTTCGGCCGGTCATCGTTGTCGTGACGGCGCGGACGATCACCGTGATCAGTTCGCCGTGGTCCGGAAGAACGGGGTTTGCTTGGTTTCATGCCAGCTCCGTGCTGTGTTGAGCAAATGAGGTTCGCGTTGCGCGCGCCATTCGGTGGTTCAGTGCTGCTCTGCCAAATTGGCCAAGGTCGTTATCAATCGTCGAAATTCATGCCGACATCCGAGCTGATCGAGCTGTCGATATAGCGGTCGAAATTCATGCCGGTTCGTCGTACCCGGCAGCACCCAAACGGGCATTTCCTGACGCTCGGCCAGCACCGCGTCGGGGCCACTGGCGAACCCGATGCAAAGCAACAGGGGTGCGTTTGTGCGGCGTTTGTGTGGCGCTTGTATGTAAGCCTTGTGTCGGGTCAAATCAGGCGTGCCAGTCGTGACGGCTTGGTCAACGCCAATCAAAATTCCTGCGTGATCGGCGTCGTCGCGGACACGGATCGGTTCAGGTGCTGTTCGTCGCGTGGCGACGAAACGGGTTAGCGGTTCACGCCAGTTCCGAGCTGTCGTGAGCCAGTCGTGCACGTAATTCGGCAACCGCTTGCGTGCGGTGCTCATGCAGGTGGTCGGCCAGCTTCTGGCCTTGCAGGCCCTGATCGAGCAGGGGTTGAACCGGCACGGCGCGGACCGCTGCCAACGCCTGTTGCCAGTAGGCGCGCTGTGGATAGGCGCGCTCCAGCCAGCCTTCACGGCCGCGGTAATCGGCTTCGCAGGCCAGCAGCAATTCCTGGAAGCGCTCCGGCCGACGCAGGGCGTCGCTTTGCATCAGGACTTTCAGCACCGTGCCCGGGCGCAGCTGGAAGCCGCGATGAAAGTGTAGATGAAAGCGCGAGGTCAGCACGGCGAGATCGCGAAACTCGTTCGGCAATTTCAGCCGGGTGGCCAGTGCCTCGATAATCGGCACGCCCGCTTCTTCATGACCGCGGTGGCTGGGCCAGAACTGCGCCGGTGTCACACCCTTGCCAAGGTCGTGGACCAAAGCCGCGAAGCGGACCCGGATATTGTCGCTGATCCGGCAGGCAACCGCGAGCACCATCAGCGTGTGTACGCCGGTATCGATCTCTGGATGCCACTGGGCCGGATTCGGTACGCCCCACAGGCAATCCAGCTCGGGAAAGATGATTTTCAGTGCGCCGCAGCTGCGCAGCACCTCGATATAAACACCGGGTTCGTCTTCGCTGAGGGCCTTCGCAGTTTCCTGCCAGACCCGCTCCGGAGTCAGGTGGTCGAGCTCACCGTCGCGAACCATCTGCTGCATCAGCGCCTGCGTTTCCGGGGCAACGGTAAATCCGAGTGGCGCGTAGCGGGCGGCAAACCGGGCCACCCGCAGCACCCGAACCGGGTCTTCGGCAAAGGCCGGCGAGACGTGGCGCAGCAGTTTTTTGTCGAGATCGGCGCGACCGTGATAGGGATCGATCAGGGTGCCGTCATCATCCAGCGCCATCGCATTGATGGTCAGATCGCGGCGCTGCAGATCGGCTTCCAGGGTAACGTCGGGTGCGGCGTGCATGACAAAGCCGCGGTAGCCGTGACCGCTTTTGCGCTCGGTCCGGGCCAGCGCGTATTCGGCCCGCGTCTCGGGATGCAGAAACACCGGAAAATCGCGGCCGACCTGGGTGTAGCCCAAGGCCAGCATCTGCTCGGCGGTGGCGCCGACGACGACATAATCGCGTTCCGTGACACGGCGGCCGAGCAGTTGATCGCGGACGGCGCCGCCGACGAGGTAACTCTTCATGCCGGCATTCTACCCCGAGCCTGCGGCGATGAGTTGTGCAGATCGGTGTGGGCAGCGCCGACGGCGGCTGTCGCGCGGCCCGCGTGTCCGCGTGGTTTGGCCGGTATGACGGAAGCCGGTCGGCGAGTATCATGGCCGTCCCACCGACATGCCGCGACTGCACGACCGATGTATCAGGGCCAGCCGATCTATCAGGATCATTACGGTTTGCGGGAAACCCCGTTTTCCATCGCGCCGGATCCGCGCTTTCTCTATTTGAGTGGCCGCCATCGCGAGGCGCTGGCTCACCTTTTATATGGGGTCGGCGTTGGTGGCGGCTTTATCTTGCTGACCGGCGAAGTCGGCACCGGTAAAACCACACTCTGCCGCTGCCTGCTGGAACAATTGCCGGAAAACGTCCGGCTGGCTTACGTGCTGAATCCGCGGCTGTCGCCGGTCGAGCTGTTGCAAACCATCATCGACGAGCTGCATATCGCGCCGCCGGATGCCAAGACCAGCCTGAAAGCCTTGACCGATGTGATCGCGGAACGGCTGCTGGAAAATCATCGCCGCGGTTTGAGCACGGTGCTGATGATCGATGAAGCGCAGCACCTGTCGCTGGAAGCGATGGAGCAGGTCCGGTTGTTGACCAATCTCGAAACCAACGAGAAAAAACTGCTGCAAATCATTCTGATTGGCCAACCGGAATTGCTGGAGCGTTTGGCGCAACCGGAATTGCGTCAGCTGGCTCAGCGCATCACCGCCCGTTACCACCTGCTGCCGCTCAATCTCGCCGAAACCGGCGCCTATGTTTTGCACCGGCTGCAAGTGGCGGGTGTCCAGCGCTCGCCCTTTACCGGCAATGCGCTGCGTGCCCTGCATTATTTTTCGGCCGGCATTCCACGTTTGATCAACACCATTTCTGAACGGGCCCTGCTCGGTGGTTATGCCCGCGAAAAAGATCGCATTGATGAAGCCATGTTGCGACAAGCGGCGCGTGAAGTCTTGGGCGATCTGAGTTATGCGCGCCGGGCCGCCGGCCGGCGCGCCGTCTGGCCCTGGCTTGCTGCAGGTGGCGGTTTGCTGGCTTCAGCGCTGGCACTGGCATTGTGGTGGTCGCCGGGGGGCAAACAACCTGACGCGGCTCGCACGACCGCGACAGAGGTGGCGCGCGGCAATACCGATATCGTGAGTGGGAACGATGCTGCGCAGAACAGCGCCGCGCCCGATGCCACGACGGTTGCCACCGGTAACGAAGCATTGGCCTTGGCGCTGCTCGGAGACGTCGCGCCGGATCGGCGCGGCGATCTGGCGGCGCAGGAATTGCTGACCCAGTGGCAAGGTGAATACGAGCCGCTGCGGGACGGCCCGTTCTGCAGCCATGTCGAACAATACCGCCTGCGCTGCGAAAGCGGATTCGCCGATCTGGCGCTGCTGAAAACCTACAACACGCCTGCGTCACTGAAGTTGCTCGCCGGCGAGCGTGGTCCGTTCTGGGTCAGTCTGGTGGGCATGACCGAGCAGCGCGCGCTGATCCGGTTTGGTCAGCGCGAAGCGGAGTTGTCCTTGCCACAATTGCAGCAACTCTGGTCTGGCGAATATCAGCTGCTCTGGCAACCGCCAAACGGTTACAGCCGGCCACTCAGCGAAGGCATGAGCGGACCGCAAATCATCTGGCTCGCCACTGCGCTCGCCAGCGCCAATGGTGGCACCGCTGGTGCCGCCAGCGCCCGCTTTGACAACGCAATGAAACTGCAGGTGCAACAATTTCAGCGCGAGCACGGTCTGATGCCCGATGGTGTTGCCGGTGTGCAAACCTTGATCGCAGTGCAGGCTAATGATGAACGGCAACCGCGCCTGCATGTGCCGGCACTGCCTAGCCAGAATCTGTCCGATGCCGGTGGCAATGCACCGGCTGCGCAACTCAGCTATTCGGTGGAGAGTCGCTAAATGTCGTATTTGCTGGAAGCGCTGCGCAAATCAGAACGCGAGCGACAGGAAAAAACCGCCGTGCCGGATCTGCAGACCCCGACGGTCGAGTGGGAAAGCGCAGAAGAGCCGCGCCAGCGTTCACCGTGGCTGACGGTTGCGGTCATTGCGATTTGCCTGAACACGATTTTGCTGGCGCTGCTGGTCTGGCGTTTTGGTTTTGCCGGCAACGACAATGCCCGCGCTGATCGGGATTCGAACGCGTCGGTCACCACGAATCCGCCGCCGCAACCAAGCAATGCCGCCGCCGCGATGCCGCCGGTGATTGTGGTGCAGCAGCCGGCCAGCGCCAACGAGGCCATCGTGGTGCGGGACCGGCCACGTCCGGAGCTGATTACGCCGAATTCCGCGCGCCAATACCCGCGCAGCAGTGGCGATGAAAGCCGCAATGGCCAATATGATTCCGGTTCGATGACGAGCTCGCAAACAGGCTCGCAAGCAGGTACGCAAGCAGACAGGCAAGCAAGCCAGCAGGCCTTCACCCAATCCGGACCACAACCGGCACAGCGCGATGCCAATCGCGAGCAAAGCAGCAGCACCGGTTTTGCTGCAGGCAGCGACAGCGCGGACGGCAACACGGCCGACAACCGCGCTGGCAATGACAACGCCGATGACGGCAGCGAGGCGACGCCCAGTATTCACAGCTTGCCGTTGGAGATTCGTCAGCAGCTGCCCATCCTGACCATGAATTCGCATATCTATGCCAGCAATGCGCGCGACAGTTTTGTCATGATCAATGGCAGTGCGTTCGGGCCGGGCCAAGCCATTGTCGCCGGCTTGAAACTGGTCGCTGTGGTGCCGGAAGGAGCCGTGCTCGAATTCAAAGGCCATCGATTCCTGTTGCCAGCGCTGGCCAGCTTCAGTCCCTAATCAGAGAGCAACAATCAACGACCATTTGTCAGGATTGTGCTCGGCGACGGTTGTCGACGCCGGCTGGCTAATGGTTCAATGCCTGCATACCTTGAGCGTGCGCCGGCGCGCCTCACCACGGATGGACCTTCCGACACCATGACGGCCGCTGTTTCGTTTGCGCACCCTGCCGAATCGTATTCTCGTTATCCGTCGCTGGATTTGATCCGTGGTATCGCTGTGCTCGGCATTCTGTTGGTCAATATCTGGGCCTTTTCGATGCCGTACGCGGCCTATCAGAATCCGGCGGCCTATGGTGATTTGCACGGTGTCAATTTTTTTGCCTGGTGGTTTGCGGCCGTTTTCGCGCAGGAAAAATTCATCACGCTGTTCTCGGTGTTGTTTGGCGCGGGCATGGCGCTGTTTTTCGACCATGCCAGTGCACGCGGCGCCGCCGCGATGTCGCTGCATTATCGGCGCCTGCTGGTCATGCTCTGGTTCGGCATGGCGCATGCGTATTTGCTGTGGTTTGGCGATGTTTTGGTGCTGTATGCGATCTGCGGCATGCTGCTGTTTCCGCTGCTGCAAGCCAGTCAGCGTAGCCTGTTATTGGCCGCGGGCAGTTTGCTGCTGCTGCAGTTTGCCTTGTTTGCGCTGCTCTGGTTCAGCGTCAGCCAGCAGGGTTCGGAGGCGATCACCGAGTCAATGAAATATTGGCTGCCAGACGCTGACGCCGTTGCCCAGAATCTGGCGATCTATCGCGGCGGTTGGTGGCAGCAGATGGCCGACCGGGTGCCGGAAGCCTGGGACGGTCAGGCCTCGACGCTGCTGTTTTATGGTCCGCGGTTGTTGGCGCAGATGCTGCTCGGGGTGTTGCTGTATCGCAATGGCTTTCTGATTGGCCAATGGTCGGCACGCCGCTATTGGCGCATTGGTCTGATTGGGCTGGCATCCGGTTTGCTGCTGGTGATCGTCGGCGTCCAGAAGCTGATCGACAGCCAGTTCAGTTTTGATGCGAGCCTGATCATGGGCAATCACTGGAACAGTGTCGGCTCGCTGCTGCTGGCAGCTGGTTATGCCGGTTTGACCATCGGCTGGAGCCAGCGACCGGCGCCGGGTTGGTTGCGCAGTGCGCTGATCGCCACCGGTCGAATGGCGTTCAGTAATTATCTGTTCACCACAATCATCTGCACGACGATATTTTATGGCCACGGTCTGGGCTGGTATGGCTATCGGGATCGTGCAAGCTTGTTGTTGATGACAGTAATCATCTGGGTGGTATTGGTTGCTGGTTCGGTGTTCTGGTTGCGGCGTTACCAGCAGGGCCCGCTGGAATGGTTATGGCGCTGGTTCAGTTACGGCGTGCGCCCGGCGTTCCGGCGCACCGAGCCGCAGCGCTGAGCTGCGGTTGTGTTTGTTCATGACCACGCCCGATACACGCTCGCAACTGCAATATCAGCTTCAACAAGTGATTAATCCCGCACTGGCCTTACTCGATCTGCGTTCAGCGCAGCCGTATCAACAAGCTCATCACGCAATCGCCACACATCTGCCGCAAGCTGATCTGGTGCTGCGCCGGCATGAGTTGCCATTGCCGGGCACGCCGCTGCAACTGGCCCACGATGATCTCAGCGAATTGCTGCAACTGGCCCGGCAGTTGGCGGAATGGGGCTACCCGATTGCCCAGACGATATGGATTACGCCAGCCCTGCTGCAGCAATGGCAACAGCAATCGGTGCTGCGTCAGGGCAGCGAATCGCGGCAACTGTGGCAAGCCAACAGCAGTTTGCGGCGGGCACTTGCCGAGCTTGGCAATCCAGTCCGTTTCAGCGGGATCGACTCCGACGCACCGCGAGCGCTGGATCTGGCGTGTGGCAGCGGCCGTGATGCGCTGGCGCTGGCTGCGTGTGGTTACTCGGTATTGGCGATCGATCACAAAGCCGATGCCTTGCAACGCTTGCTGACCAGTGCCGCCGCGCTGAACTTCCGTATTGAAACCCAGTGCGCGGATATCGAAGCGCCGACCTTTACGCTGGCGCCGGAAAATTTTGTCCTGATCAGTGTCGCGCGTTATTTGCACCGACCCTTGCTGCCACGGCTGCGCGAGTGGCTGGCGCCCGGTGGCCTGCTGGTGTACGAAACCTTTGCTCGCGGCGCAGAAAAATTTGCTGGTCCGAAGCGACCGGAATTCTTGCTCGAGCCCGGTGAGCTGGCGCAGCACTATCGTGACTGGCAGATCCTGCACGATCGCATCGAACCGCTGGCCGATGGTCGCCCCATGCAATCCTTCATTGCCCGCAAACCGCAGGGCTGATTCGCGCATCTTGTGCGTCTTGCTTGCTCAGCAACGCAACGTGCCAGCGCGCCAGCCGGCGAAGTCATCGCCGCTGACTATACTTGCTGGATACCGCGTAACTGGGGATGTCGGTGAAAGCGCGCTCGATGCAGTGGCTGATCGTGGTTGGCAGTTTGGTACTGCTGCTGGCGACCTACAGCGTCTATCGACAGGTACTTCAGTACAGAAATGAATGGCTGCAGGCCTCGGCGCGGGAAGTGACCGGCACGGCGCAGGAAATTGGCCATCGTCTGCAGGAACGTCGGCGCAAAGTGGAAACGCTGCGATTGATCGTCGCGGAAGTATTGGCCGAGCCCGGCAGCAACAGCGCCCGACGTGAGGGCTGGCAACAGGATGACAAAGGGTTTTATCAAGTGGATCCGCCGGGTGATGGCGCCGCGAGCCGTCTGGGTCGCATCACCGGTGCTGGCGTGCTGCACGCCGATGATGGTTTGCTCTGGCAAGAGCTCGATGCCGTCAGGCGGCTGATGCCGCTGTTCCGGCTTGGTCATCAACAAGACCCGGCGATTCCCTGGATCTATTTCATTTCGGCGCGTGATTTCATTTTGTTGTATCCGTGGTCGTCACTGGCCGACTTTCGCTATGACAGCAGCATCAAGCAGCAAGAGTTCTGGGTCGCGATCATTCCGCAGCAAAATCCCGAGCGGCGTTTTCGCTGGAGCGCGGCCTACAACGATCTGGCCGGCAAGGGCATGATGATTACCGCCAGCGCGCCGGTGTACGTTGCCGATGCGTTTCGCGGTGCCGTTGCGGTGGATTTTACGCTGGCCGAATTCAATGACTTGCTCGGCAGCGCCGATTACGAAGGTGCCTCGGTGCTGTTGTTTGACAACCGAAATCAACTGGCCGCGCGCAGTCGCGATATCGACACCGCTTTACTGGCCACAGCCAGCAGCGCCTTGCCGATCGCCTTGCAGGACTGGCCCACTGGCGTCACCACGTTTCAGTTTGAACAGCGAGGCGACTGGTATGCGCTGCGCATTCCGCTGGATGAAGGCGCCACCACCCTCTATGCGATACGCCGGGTTGATGCCGTCTGGTGGCAAGCGATTCGACTGGCGATGCCGTTTGCCTTGCTGATTGTGCTCGGCGCGCTGCTGCTGGTGTTGCTGGTGCGCTCTGAGCGGGCAGCCCGGCAAATCGAACGGCTGACGATTACCGATGGCCTGACTGGCGCGTTCAATCGTCGCCACTTTGATGCCGTGTTCAGCATCGAACAGGAGCGGGCGCAACGCGCCGGCCGCTGGTTTGCCGTGCTGATGATCGATGTCGATCATTTCAAGCGTTACAACGATCGCTACGGCCATCTCGCTGGCGACGACGTGCTGCGCAAAGTCGCGGCGGCCATGACCATGGCGATTCGTCGCGGCGGTGACATGTTGTTCCGTTGGGGCGGTGAAGAGTTTGTCGTGCTCATGTCGGTCGATGGCCCGGACAATGGCCGGGAAATTGCCGAGCGGGTGCGCCAGGCGGTGCAGGAATTGAACATCGAACACCTGGACAGCAATCATCAACGGCTGACCGTGTCGATGGGTCTGGCGCTGACGGCCGATGCGCTCGCGGCCAGCCGTGATGCCATGATCCGCTGCGCCGATCAGGCGCTGTACCAAGCCAAGGCCGGCGGCCGTAACAACCTGCAGGTCAGCGAGTTGCCGCCCGGCGCTGCGCGCGCTGCTTGAGCTATCGATGCGGCATCACGAGACTGGCTGGCGACATCGGCCAGCAGAATCGCAGTTTGCGAAGAGCCGCCAGCGAACGCCAGCCTGCAAGAAAACACCTGCGAAAGCCTGCCAGCCAAAACCGCCTGCGACAGTTTGCCGCAGCCGATTGGCCGGCATTGCTGCAATCCAGATGCCGTCGCGCACCGGATCGGCGGTAGCATGGCCGGCATCCTTCCCTGACCATGGCGAGCTGTTCCGGTGACCGGTCCGAGTTCTCTCAGCAGCGACAGCGCGCAACCGCTGCTGACCTTGCGCAGCCTGTTCTGGCTGCGCCATTTCGCCGTATTGGCGCAGCTGACCACGATGGTGGTGGCCGACCGCTGGTTGGCCTATCCGATCCCGTGGCCGACCATCACCTATGTGCTGTTGCTGACCGCGGCCTTCAACTTTTATACCGGTTGGTGGCTGCGGCAGGCCGCGCCGTTCAAAGGCTGGCGGCTGTATCTGCAATTCGGTTTCGACATTGCCCAGCTGGCGCTGGTGCTGTATCACACCGGTGCTGGCCAAAATCCGTTTGTCTCGCTGCTGCTGCTGCCGATTGCGCTGGCGTTGTTGACCGGTTCGACCCGGCTGACGTTCACGGTGTTGGTCGCGGCGGTGCTGGCCTATTTGCTGCTGCTGGCGCTGCCGCCGCCGTTTCACTGGCATGTCGATCACGAACAGATGATGGCAGTGCATCTGTACGGCATGTGGATCAATTTTGTCGTGACCGCGCTGGCGATGGCGGCGTTTGGTTTGCAATTGCTGCGGCAATTACGCGAGCACGAAACGCGCATCCGGCAGGCACGTGAACGGGCGCTGCGCGATGAGCGGCTGGTCGCACTCGGTACTCAAGCCGCGCAAGTGGCGCATCAACTCGGCACCCCGCTCAACACCTTGTTATTGCTGGCGGACGAATTACGGCAACCGCTCGCCGACAGCGAACGCCTGCAATTGCTTGCCGAACTCGACAAGCAAATTGAGCATTGCCGGAAATGGCTGAACAGCCTGCGCTCGGTGCGGGATCAGGAAGACAGCATTGAACTGCCCAAGCTCATTCAGGAAACGCTGGAGCAGTGGCGCTGGTATCGGCCGCAGGCCGAGCTCAGCGTTGAGCTGTCCGCGCTGGACGGTATCCGGACCAAAGTGTCCAGCTCGCTGGCGCCGGCCTTGCTGAATCTGTTCAACAACGCCTTTGAAGCTTCGCAGCGTAACGGTCAGTGTCAGGTCCGGATCACAGCCCGACGCGAGGCGGACCAGGTGGTGTTGTCGATACACGATGCCGGCAGCGGCTTTGCCGATCGGCCCGACAGCAGTGGTGCGGTTCTCAGCAGCAAACCCGTCATTGGTGGCAAAGCCGGCCTCAGCGGATCGGGCCTTGGTATTGGCATACATCTGGCCAACGCCAGCATCGAGCGGCTCGGCGGCTCGGTTTCGTGGCAGCATGACGCCGGCG contains:
- a CDS encoding ATP-binding protein, with the translated sequence MTGPSSLSSDSAQPLLTLRSLFWLRHFAVLAQLTTMVVADRWLAYPIPWPTITYVLLLTAAFNFYTGWWLRQAAPFKGWRLYLQFGFDIAQLALVLYHTGAGQNPFVSLLLLPIALALLTGSTRLTFTVLVAAVLAYLLLLALPPPFHWHVDHEQMMAVHLYGMWINFVVTALAMAAFGLQLLRQLREHETRIRQARERALRDERLVALGTQAAQVAHQLGTPLNTLLLLADELRQPLADSERLQLLAELDKQIEHCRKWLNSLRSVRDQEDSIELPKLIQETLEQWRWYRPQAELSVELSALDGIRTKVSSSLAPALLNLFNNAFEASQRNGQCQVRITARREADQVVLSIHDAGSGFADRPDSSGAVLSSKPVIGGKAGLSGSGLGIGIHLANASIERLGGSVSWQHDAGGGTRTDIQLPLTGPAE
- a CDS encoding diguanylate cyclase, whose protein sequence is MKARSMQWLIVVGSLVLLLATYSVYRQVLQYRNEWLQASAREVTGTAQEIGHRLQERRRKVETLRLIVAEVLAEPGSNSARREGWQQDDKGFYQVDPPGDGAASRLGRITGAGVLHADDGLLWQELDAVRRLMPLFRLGHQQDPAIPWIYFISARDFILLYPWSSLADFRYDSSIKQQEFWVAIIPQQNPERRFRWSAAYNDLAGKGMMITASAPVYVADAFRGAVAVDFTLAEFNDLLGSADYEGASVLLFDNRNQLAARSRDIDTALLATASSALPIALQDWPTGVTTFQFEQRGDWYALRIPLDEGATTLYAIRRVDAVWWQAIRLAMPFALLIVLGALLLVLLVRSERAARQIERLTITDGLTGAFNRRHFDAVFSIEQERAQRAGRWFAVLMIDVDHFKRYNDRYGHLAGDDVLRKVAAAMTMAIRRGGDMLFRWGGEEFVVLMSVDGPDNGREIAERVRQAVQELNIEHLDSNHQRLTVSMGLALTADALAASRDAMIRCADQALYQAKAGGRNNLQVSELPPGAARAA
- a CDS encoding tRNA/rRNA methyltransferase, coding for MKPSKPRSSGPRRTDHGDRPRRHDNDDRPKTRFDEERQAQRNAAGPRSDSARPAGRGPRRDDRAGPGRDGGRSFGDRDRNGGGERSYADRNRGPGGDRSVRPRGPGRDPSIQVWRPEDDNIGNRDPGQRGNDNRRSFDDRPRSDRPRDDRPRSDRPRDDRPRSDRPRDDRPRDDRPRDDRPRSDRPRDDRPRSDRPREERAARDGGDRPRRDFDRPRDDRPRDERPRDFDRPPRPDFVDRGERSERPDRSERFDRTERDAPRRERFDRDEFAAESSTDSAPVKPENAQRRDETRIHGVNACKAFFAVRPQDLIRVYLTQSRAPQFADVMKHCVNERLAYHIIPDDELARAAETEHHEGVCFLVRKRVTQTLDEWLATVPAKGSRRVLALENVGNPHNLGAILRTAAHFGVDAVLVNAGAPVHSGAVARTAEGGFEALTLVEYRDLAASFTKLTEAGFELLATSGDAETGLFDKKLPKRAVIWFGEEHSGLSDFVLEHATTTIKIPGSGAVESLNVSCAVAVVLAEWLRTSAK
- a CDS encoding ExeA family protein produces the protein MYQGQPIYQDHYGLRETPFSIAPDPRFLYLSGRHREALAHLLYGVGVGGGFILLTGEVGTGKTTLCRCLLEQLPENVRLAYVLNPRLSPVELLQTIIDELHIAPPDAKTSLKALTDVIAERLLENHRRGLSTVLMIDEAQHLSLEAMEQVRLLTNLETNEKKLLQIILIGQPELLERLAQPELRQLAQRITARYHLLPLNLAETGAYVLHRLQVAGVQRSPFTGNALRALHYFSAGIPRLINTISERALLGGYAREKDRIDEAMLRQAAREVLGDLSYARRAAGRRAVWPWLAAGGGLLASALALALWWSPGGKQPDAARTTATEVARGNTDIVSGNDAAQNSAAPDATTVATGNEALALALLGDVAPDRRGDLAAQELLTQWQGEYEPLRDGPFCSHVEQYRLRCESGFADLALLKTYNTPASLKLLAGERGPFWVSLVGMTEQRALIRFGQREAELSLPQLQQLWSGEYQLLWQPPNGYSRPLSEGMSGPQIIWLATALASANGGTAGAASARFDNAMKLQVQQFQREHGLMPDGVAGVQTLIAVQANDERQPRLHVPALPSQNLSDAGGNAPAAQLSYSVESR
- a CDS encoding DUF418 domain-containing protein, giving the protein MTAAVSFAHPAESYSRYPSLDLIRGIAVLGILLVNIWAFSMPYAAYQNPAAYGDLHGVNFFAWWFAAVFAQEKFITLFSVLFGAGMALFFDHASARGAAAMSLHYRRLLVMLWFGMAHAYLLWFGDVLVLYAICGMLLFPLLQASQRSLLLAAGSLLLLQFALFALLWFSVSQQGSEAITESMKYWLPDADAVAQNLAIYRGGWWQQMADRVPEAWDGQASTLLFYGPRLLAQMLLGVLLYRNGFLIGQWSARRYWRIGLIGLASGLLLVIVGVQKLIDSQFSFDASLIMGNHWNSVGSLLLAAGYAGLTIGWSQRPAPGWLRSALIATGRMAFSNYLFTTIICTTIFYGHGLGWYGYRDRASLLLMTVIIWVVLVAGSVFWLRRYQQGPLEWLWRWFSYGVRPAFRRTEPQR
- a CDS encoding general secretion pathway protein GspB yields the protein MSYLLEALRKSERERQEKTAVPDLQTPTVEWESAEEPRQRSPWLTVAVIAICLNTILLALLVWRFGFAGNDNARADRDSNASVTTNPPPQPSNAAAAMPPVIVVQQPASANEAIVVRDRPRPELITPNSARQYPRSSGDESRNGQYDSGSMTSSQTGSQAGTQADRQASQQAFTQSGPQPAQRDANREQSSSTGFAAGSDSADGNTADNRAGNDNADDGSEATPSIHSLPLEIRQQLPILTMNSHIYASNARDSFVMINGSAFGPGQAIVAGLKLVAVVPEGAVLEFKGHRFLLPALASFSP
- a CDS encoding methyltransferase domain-containing protein, with the protein product MTTPDTRSQLQYQLQQVINPALALLDLRSAQPYQQAHHAIATHLPQADLVLRRHELPLPGTPLQLAHDDLSELLQLARQLAEWGYPIAQTIWITPALLQQWQQQSVLRQGSESRQLWQANSSLRRALAELGNPVRFSGIDSDAPRALDLACGSGRDALALAACGYSVLAIDHKADALQRLLTSAAALNFRIETQCADIEAPTFTLAPENFVLISVARYLHRPLLPRLREWLAPGGLLVYETFARGAEKFAGPKRPEFLLEPGELAQHYRDWQILHDRIEPLADGRPMQSFIARKPQG
- a CDS encoding multifunctional CCA addition/repair protein gives rise to the protein MKSYLVGGAVRDQLLGRRVTERDYVVVGATAEQMLALGYTQVGRDFPVFLHPETRAEYALARTERKSGHGYRGFVMHAAPDVTLEADLQRRDLTINAMALDDDGTLIDPYHGRADLDKKLLRHVSPAFAEDPVRVLRVARFAARYAPLGFTVAPETQALMQQMVRDGELDHLTPERVWQETAKALSEDEPGVYIEVLRSCGALKIIFPELDCLWGVPNPAQWHPEIDTGVHTLMVLAVACRISDNIRVRFAALVHDLGKGVTPAQFWPSHRGHEEAGVPIIEALATRLKLPNEFRDLAVLTSRFHLHFHRGFQLRPGTVLKVLMQSDALRRPERFQELLLACEADYRGREGWLERAYPQRAYWQQALAAVRAVPVQPLLDQGLQGQKLADHLHEHRTQAVAELRARLAHDSSELA